In Stieleria varia, one genomic interval encodes:
- a CDS encoding DUF1583 domain-containing protein, with translation MVAKRFLEFLVSLALVMPAVIVTAQAPGDSAAADREAQIAERFMQVLLRRPVPGTALDRVYGYHVQAGTLDATLEKLKTDIESGGDDAGAKAMLLGLLQLQRGADAEAAESLGRAETLRPDDAMASYYLGKALLLVGRGEAAAAALERAIDRKPARNEALPVFTELGRLYGRSQQTDKALAVWNRLEQSFPGDTRVGEQIAQTLAEEGQNEEALKRYLELAKKTSASGDARGIGYQIAAAELKRRIGKADEALADFEAILGRLRPSSWLHSDVQRRIEAGFLRSGDYAALADYYADQLAKQPDALELRMRLGQVQSKAGLLADAEKTLVETVELAPTETEPRLALIDLYQATAKTADAAEQLRVLVEQDPENPDYLIRLGNTILEDTTKDKPTRQTDAAAVWKQLADARKDDAVITAQVGDLMRRIEWVDDAIAMYNRAIELAPDQPQYREYLGEYLHRLDRKDEAMTTWNSIAEGERATRDNFIRLAEVLNTFDHPDKALDAFAQAIEQDPTFSHRLRYTELLTRAEKYDEALSQLDASEAAAETPEEREQLLRSRIGVYASSGTLEERTAEALKTAETSGTAQDYRRLALMLDASAKTDEAVAAIESAMKAEPADIAAMEVAAELYRKSSRSADAITVYRRLAEVDSRFLPNYLKRIASLHMELGQVELALAAAEELIQAGPGNPESYRFYAEQCFRVGRDDEGIEKLRRALRAAPRDRDARRALASALDDRFRTDEAIELYWTLLEDNDDLSEQRGLIKSLASLYGRKGDFDRLISRLELRGRESSDMRTATLLISEAHRSMDDLGAARMTLEPLLAENPRDAELIAQLVELSEAADDLDTALQYQAQLTKLADTPENRNRELKLLINSGQMDRAEATLQRMQAVTDPLAMIDIIDRSLIRKEGESVVRFCKLALEKDPGLWEVRPRLIAGLIESQRYDEALAEIDTVLDLDLPEDTLSETNKDKIEKAKARARASATTSNAILPNRNSDDGSQWISYASGMSSLARYHKLGQYARMNFVSSQSSGIDPRDVLHAKLFAETYRMIIASKQGKLDEFVTTEGLDDEDKVNSTDDVEWLKCFYLFSSFRPSLETRPTQQIDPKLETVTWKLIEQIPSFRPSMLYRILSSRASLRSRQSRPGASNVTIEPLSDERIEFIREIVAEFDEKNLAGNTIQGYTAAYFYNELKESGRETMAASIRESFPMSTDTFQHAMASLSIAARFQDTDKAVELLDRVIKNLPGWASTISENDAYSMSRSATQLASIPEIDEATQLSVADLTIALQAIVNQNTRRSRLSASSSLGMVNTYYNRKGSYQQLQLQVPLASDRLPPNLVSTLAQSGVANPGSDLFKKAIRHWQDSDPVMAGHGSLAAAEQELRDILVAYSHWWGGEITKTYDAIIQLSEADPEDNDWWIERARLAAELKMPEASLEALDSINPTDQSTLQIRELAAMNLASQLGDLERAKTAAQRLFGMRLDVQTELALADQLTRLGMREMSAAVLQRSRRRGGQSVSDLLSLADRYVTNNDTDAAAEIAYSAMRKLNRGGESNEDYYRRRAVEMLRRGGRLDAIIEMAENRVASSSTSLSLKSELAQLYTAAGRKDDAEKVFSEIAQLEPNDPKTLWETANRLQSAGKYDEAAAKFATAAVKEPSLLSNGYYVMTNCIRQAKDREPAYKELMGLNLQSVQGYMLSQLVDINRGRSGTQTPGPFEKSFREKVLKECPVEDLDSVLRTIIGDEQIMKSEAVVDTVRRVLTSDEMFDPLSQIWQRGSYGSDGRFYGIIEPCLQILGNHNQLRAEIQAALRQRIEKANEKDSKIGSPIAEMMLVATRIGDEPESQYRPTLDRMMKMGHDQIPYQLWWQIGQVLEKQSELAKIAVEVYEKGIAASEGNNTMRQYQYSMHPRLADAYVAAGMKDKAREKLLEMYANTDHSEDNQSNPGYGDYQDLQAFKSIASQLVQSGSYLSAIPIYAEALSKPERFQAAKNWGGVDQYQSFFEKELASTLKKLNEKDFAEYLSLPPIEIETESAVEKPKPAANPVGPFLSSSGSTPTVRKEREFETGFALWPMPLTTDLEPSQSSVAAIVTGKLAESESGREMMTEFDGELAERLKQTPKNPSLVGMRALIAIATQKDTAPEHFERLCELVPEVESQSKAFIPNPNVLALVSPALVGMACDDEETKVAAERLADRLFALANASERKGIADALALAKIRYSGGDADTEEGKLAILLALLDRAAPATTPPKVLGAEAAEDCVRVAETAVAADAWSVAIDAIGRAFGGGPPLRTIGGDGANGTFMLQTRNRSSNREPNANELDAMILRVHAVLEAMSPELEKDHELAESAYEILTYVVMPIDREKEVFPYLSDLTRRTPNTSFAIDDKEDASNYAGVAQTLVAAAKATGKLDDLMSRLTKRRETVLSKPLIDFVAFEIAAEQDDQVMLSKAIDDLFASCGINDASALGVTDQVDAAAPSPATDMSARASLDNQAIANVLLLVAYRLEDRDGQTPQVRAIWQHLLQLAGKDAAIGQAMAHWRRIIDKTIRNADLNDDEVRDWIELYLDSVRQFYSRYSQPGLAEQQAANASSNLTGSALASGRFLIAAELLRPQIIESHRRANSGNSNFSTLAIADADAQTRFEYLSYLLFGDPDREVAGEGLIPMVGYAVYAEPPAALADAAPSLAEARNLVIAADDFPLESIGLALAVAAAQCGQTDALIDRMSKYVVTPGDEVDAMIGLALLKDGRNDATREVLNRVTKRLKETVPTKKVDSPMPHESAILVVGAFEVESMRELARSAYQDLVIHARNCQLGNKFGYYNKTLSRITDSFASASATDTRMDHFIAYQTPFASLPVSKRNLPKWAASEGRFLYGGGLDVNLMMLKYPLAGDFTFQVIQRPRPYGGFSVTANGVSFAAQEYNQSAIAMGLIGRGEVKGEYTTGEKNMPLKMELVHRGEEVVFRAGGQDLFTDDRAAAFPFVGLFMKSYSISEASDIVISGSPTIPRQVDLLHPRLRGWSSHILSTALPPLHLPLTPDQNAKSLEKERLELAEQAAKSLRWRAVDGELQSRTLEEGYNQAVASHVHYQRPLLDGESLTYEFWYDPEKMEVHPTIGRVAMMVRPSGIQLRWLSQSNSLESRAHPGDSADPTAREREFDPDEKLIDGNLTLHPGDWNTVRLTAKGEQVVITINDQAAARVAMALDKRPGLLCEKERQCRVRKITLSGDWPETLPDNLLSQSE, from the coding sequence ATGGTCGCAAAACGATTTCTCGAATTTCTGGTTTCGCTCGCTTTGGTGATGCCAGCCGTCATCGTGACGGCCCAGGCTCCCGGTGATTCGGCGGCGGCCGATCGCGAAGCGCAGATCGCCGAACGATTCATGCAGGTCTTACTACGAAGACCCGTCCCCGGAACGGCACTCGACCGCGTTTATGGGTATCACGTTCAAGCCGGTACGCTCGACGCGACGCTGGAAAAACTCAAAACTGATATTGAAAGCGGTGGCGACGACGCGGGCGCGAAGGCCATGTTGTTGGGGCTGTTGCAATTGCAACGCGGTGCCGACGCCGAAGCTGCCGAATCGCTCGGTCGTGCCGAAACGTTGAGGCCTGACGATGCGATGGCAAGCTATTACTTAGGAAAGGCGTTATTATTAGTCGGTCGGGGCGAAGCGGCCGCAGCAGCACTCGAGCGGGCCATCGATCGCAAACCTGCCCGCAACGAAGCCCTGCCCGTGTTCACCGAACTGGGTCGACTTTATGGGCGGAGTCAACAAACCGATAAGGCGCTCGCGGTTTGGAATCGCCTCGAACAATCGTTTCCCGGCGACACCCGCGTCGGCGAACAGATCGCCCAAACGTTAGCCGAAGAAGGTCAGAACGAAGAAGCCCTCAAGCGGTATCTCGAACTCGCCAAGAAAACCTCCGCCTCGGGTGACGCTCGCGGCATCGGTTACCAAATCGCCGCCGCCGAACTGAAACGACGGATCGGAAAAGCCGACGAAGCCCTCGCGGACTTCGAAGCGATCTTGGGACGACTGCGGCCGTCGAGCTGGTTACATTCGGACGTCCAGCGACGCATCGAAGCCGGATTCTTGCGCAGCGGCGACTACGCGGCGCTGGCCGATTACTATGCGGACCAACTCGCAAAACAACCCGATGCGTTGGAACTGCGGATGCGGCTCGGCCAAGTCCAATCCAAAGCAGGCCTGTTAGCGGACGCGGAAAAAACACTCGTCGAAACGGTCGAGTTGGCACCAACCGAAACCGAACCGCGATTGGCGTTGATCGATTTGTATCAAGCGACCGCCAAGACCGCCGATGCCGCTGAGCAATTGCGGGTTCTCGTGGAACAGGATCCCGAGAACCCGGATTACCTGATCCGGCTCGGGAACACGATCCTGGAGGACACGACGAAGGACAAACCGACACGTCAAACGGACGCCGCAGCGGTTTGGAAACAACTCGCCGATGCCCGTAAGGACGACGCGGTCATCACCGCGCAAGTCGGCGACCTGATGCGGCGAATCGAGTGGGTCGATGACGCGATCGCGATGTACAACCGGGCGATCGAATTGGCTCCCGATCAACCGCAGTATCGCGAATATTTGGGCGAGTACCTGCATCGACTCGATCGCAAAGACGAAGCGATGACGACTTGGAATTCGATCGCCGAAGGAGAACGGGCGACGCGAGACAATTTCATTCGTTTGGCCGAAGTCCTCAACACATTCGATCATCCGGACAAGGCACTCGACGCATTCGCTCAAGCCATCGAGCAGGACCCGACTTTCTCGCATCGGCTCCGGTACACCGAATTGTTAACGCGTGCGGAGAAATACGACGAGGCGTTGTCGCAACTCGATGCGTCGGAGGCGGCCGCTGAAACGCCGGAAGAACGCGAACAATTGCTGCGATCACGGATCGGCGTTTACGCCAGCAGTGGAACGTTGGAGGAACGGACTGCCGAAGCGTTGAAAACGGCCGAAACCTCGGGAACCGCCCAAGATTACCGGCGATTGGCGTTGATGTTGGACGCGTCGGCGAAAACCGACGAGGCGGTAGCCGCGATCGAATCGGCGATGAAAGCCGAGCCGGCCGACATCGCCGCCATGGAGGTCGCCGCCGAATTGTATCGCAAATCATCTCGCTCGGCCGACGCGATCACGGTCTATCGGCGTTTGGCGGAAGTCGATTCACGGTTCCTGCCGAACTACTTAAAACGGATCGCGTCCTTGCACATGGAGCTCGGCCAAGTCGAATTGGCTTTGGCGGCGGCCGAGGAATTGATCCAAGCCGGTCCGGGCAATCCGGAGTCGTACCGGTTTTATGCCGAACAGTGTTTTCGCGTCGGCCGAGACGACGAGGGCATCGAAAAGCTTCGCCGGGCCCTCCGCGCGGCCCCCCGTGATCGCGATGCACGCCGAGCACTCGCGTCGGCGCTGGACGATCGGTTCCGCACTGACGAAGCGATCGAGTTGTACTGGACGTTGTTGGAAGACAACGACGATCTGTCCGAACAACGTGGTTTGATCAAATCGCTCGCTTCGCTCTATGGCCGCAAGGGAGACTTCGATCGACTGATCAGCCGACTGGAACTACGGGGGCGTGAGTCGTCCGACATGCGCACGGCGACGTTGTTGATTTCCGAAGCCCATCGTTCCATGGACGATCTCGGTGCCGCCCGGATGACGCTGGAACCGTTGTTGGCCGAGAATCCTCGCGATGCGGAACTGATCGCGCAATTGGTCGAGTTGTCCGAAGCGGCCGACGATCTAGACACCGCGCTGCAATATCAAGCTCAGCTGACCAAACTCGCCGATACACCGGAGAACCGAAATCGTGAACTGAAACTGTTGATCAACAGCGGCCAGATGGACCGCGCCGAAGCGACGCTGCAGCGGATGCAGGCGGTTACCGATCCGCTTGCGATGATCGACATCATCGACCGATCCTTGATCCGAAAGGAAGGCGAGTCGGTGGTGCGGTTTTGCAAGCTGGCGTTGGAGAAAGATCCCGGTCTGTGGGAAGTCCGTCCGCGTTTGATCGCCGGTTTAATCGAAAGCCAACGCTACGACGAAGCACTCGCGGAGATCGACACGGTCCTTGATCTTGATCTGCCTGAGGACACACTCAGTGAAACGAACAAAGACAAGATCGAGAAAGCAAAAGCTCGGGCACGGGCTTCAGCGACAACCTCAAACGCCATTTTACCGAACCGCAACTCCGACGACGGGTCTCAGTGGATCAGTTACGCCAGCGGCATGTCTAGCTTGGCCCGATATCACAAACTCGGCCAGTACGCTCGCATGAACTTCGTCTCGTCACAGTCATCGGGAATAGATCCCCGAGATGTGTTGCACGCAAAATTGTTTGCGGAAACGTATCGCATGATCATCGCGTCCAAGCAAGGAAAGCTTGATGAGTTTGTGACGACCGAGGGATTGGATGACGAGGACAAAGTGAACTCAACCGACGATGTCGAGTGGTTGAAGTGTTTCTATCTGTTCTCCTCGTTTCGCCCATCGTTGGAAACGCGACCGACGCAGCAAATTGATCCGAAGCTGGAAACGGTAACTTGGAAATTGATCGAACAAATCCCGTCGTTCCGGCCTAGTATGCTCTACCGGATTCTCAGCAGCCGCGCCAGCCTCCGATCACGACAGTCGCGACCAGGTGCGTCCAACGTCACCATCGAACCTCTCAGCGATGAGCGAATCGAGTTCATCAGAGAAATCGTGGCCGAATTTGACGAAAAGAACCTCGCCGGCAACACGATTCAAGGCTACACCGCGGCGTACTTTTACAACGAACTCAAAGAATCGGGCCGTGAAACCATGGCCGCGAGCATTCGCGAATCGTTCCCGATGTCGACCGACACCTTCCAGCATGCGATGGCGTCATTATCCATCGCCGCCCGGTTCCAGGACACGGACAAGGCCGTCGAGTTACTCGATAGGGTAATCAAGAATCTGCCCGGTTGGGCGTCGACGATTTCGGAGAACGACGCTTACTCGATGAGCCGATCCGCGACACAGCTCGCCAGCATTCCGGAGATTGATGAAGCGACCCAATTGTCCGTCGCCGATTTGACGATCGCGCTTCAAGCGATCGTGAATCAGAACACACGCCGGTCCCGGCTGTCGGCATCTTCGTCGCTCGGCATGGTCAATACGTACTACAACCGCAAGGGTTCGTACCAACAACTTCAGCTTCAAGTCCCACTGGCGAGCGATCGACTTCCACCGAATCTGGTCAGCACTCTTGCCCAGTCCGGCGTTGCCAATCCCGGCTCAGATCTTTTCAAGAAGGCGATACGGCATTGGCAGGACAGTGACCCGGTGATGGCTGGGCATGGTTCATTGGCCGCTGCCGAACAGGAACTGCGTGACATCTTAGTCGCCTATTCCCATTGGTGGGGCGGCGAGATCACGAAGACCTACGATGCGATCATCCAACTGTCAGAGGCCGACCCGGAGGACAACGATTGGTGGATCGAGCGGGCCCGTTTGGCGGCCGAGTTGAAGATGCCCGAAGCCTCGCTAGAGGCACTCGATTCGATTAACCCGACCGACCAATCGACACTGCAGATCCGCGAACTCGCGGCGATGAATTTGGCGTCGCAACTCGGCGATTTGGAGCGAGCCAAAACGGCCGCACAGCGACTCTTTGGCATGCGACTGGACGTGCAAACCGAACTCGCGTTGGCCGACCAGTTGACCCGGTTGGGCATGCGTGAAATGTCGGCCGCCGTGCTGCAGCGATCACGTCGCCGGGGCGGTCAATCGGTCAGTGACCTGTTATCGCTCGCCGATCGTTACGTGACCAACAACGATACCGACGCCGCCGCCGAGATCGCGTACAGCGCGATGCGAAAACTCAATCGCGGGGGCGAGTCTAATGAAGATTACTATCGCCGCCGAGCCGTCGAAATGTTGCGCCGTGGCGGACGTTTGGATGCCATCATCGAGATGGCGGAGAATCGAGTCGCCTCCTCGTCAACATCGTTGTCTCTGAAGTCCGAACTGGCTCAACTTTACACCGCCGCAGGTCGCAAAGACGACGCCGAAAAGGTCTTCAGCGAGATCGCTCAATTGGAACCCAATGACCCGAAGACCTTGTGGGAAACGGCCAATCGTTTGCAGTCCGCAGGCAAGTACGATGAGGCAGCCGCTAAATTTGCCACGGCCGCTGTAAAGGAACCGAGTTTGCTCAGCAATGGCTACTACGTGATGACCAATTGCATCCGCCAGGCCAAGGACCGCGAACCGGCGTACAAGGAATTGATGGGCCTCAATCTGCAATCCGTTCAAGGCTACATGCTCAGCCAACTCGTCGATATCAATCGCGGTCGCAGCGGCACTCAAACGCCGGGTCCGTTTGAAAAATCGTTCCGCGAGAAAGTGTTGAAGGAGTGTCCGGTCGAGGATCTCGATAGCGTCTTGCGGACCATCATCGGCGATGAACAGATCATGAAATCCGAAGCAGTCGTCGATACGGTTCGGAGAGTCCTGACGAGCGACGAGATGTTTGATCCGCTGAGTCAAATCTGGCAACGTGGTTCCTACGGAAGCGACGGACGCTTTTACGGGATCATCGAGCCCTGTCTGCAGATTCTCGGCAATCACAATCAGCTCCGAGCCGAAATCCAAGCCGCCTTGCGTCAACGTATCGAAAAGGCAAATGAAAAAGATTCCAAGATCGGATCACCGATCGCTGAGATGATGTTGGTCGCCACGCGGATAGGCGATGAGCCCGAGTCGCAATACCGGCCGACCTTGGATCGCATGATGAAAATGGGACACGATCAAATCCCATATCAATTGTGGTGGCAGATCGGCCAAGTGCTCGAAAAACAATCTGAGCTGGCGAAGATCGCCGTTGAAGTATACGAGAAAGGCATCGCCGCATCGGAAGGCAACAATACGATGCGTCAGTACCAATACTCGATGCATCCTCGCTTGGCGGACGCCTATGTGGCCGCCGGAATGAAGGACAAGGCACGCGAGAAACTATTGGAAATGTACGCCAACACGGACCACAGCGAAGACAACCAAAGTAACCCCGGCTATGGCGACTATCAGGACTTGCAAGCCTTCAAAAGCATCGCTAGTCAACTAGTTCAATCGGGATCTTACTTATCGGCCATTCCGATCTACGCCGAGGCCTTGTCTAAACCCGAACGGTTTCAGGCAGCAAAGAATTGGGGCGGCGTCGATCAATACCAATCGTTCTTTGAGAAAGAACTCGCCTCGACCCTGAAAAAGTTGAACGAGAAGGATTTCGCGGAATACTTGTCGCTGCCGCCAATCGAAATCGAAACTGAGTCGGCCGTTGAAAAACCCAAACCAGCAGCAAATCCGGTCGGCCCGTTTTTGAGTTCCTCGGGATCGACTCCAACCGTCAGGAAAGAGCGAGAATTCGAAACCGGGTTCGCGCTCTGGCCGATGCCGCTGACGACAGACTTGGAACCGTCGCAAAGCAGTGTCGCGGCGATCGTGACTGGGAAACTCGCGGAGTCCGAATCGGGCCGCGAGATGATGACCGAATTTGATGGAGAATTGGCCGAACGGCTGAAGCAAACGCCCAAGAACCCATCGCTCGTCGGCATGCGGGCGTTGATCGCGATCGCTACGCAAAAAGACACTGCACCGGAGCACTTCGAACGACTATGCGAACTCGTTCCTGAGGTCGAGTCGCAGAGCAAAGCCTTCATTCCCAACCCGAACGTTTTGGCGTTGGTCTCACCCGCATTGGTCGGAATGGCATGCGACGATGAGGAAACCAAAGTTGCAGCCGAGCGTTTGGCCGACCGTTTGTTCGCGTTGGCCAATGCGTCGGAACGAAAAGGGATCGCTGACGCGTTGGCGCTCGCCAAGATCCGATATTCCGGAGGCGATGCCGATACCGAGGAAGGCAAACTGGCGATATTACTGGCGTTACTGGATCGCGCCGCACCCGCTACGACGCCGCCGAAGGTACTTGGTGCGGAGGCGGCGGAAGATTGTGTCCGTGTGGCTGAAACGGCCGTCGCTGCGGACGCTTGGTCGGTCGCGATCGATGCGATCGGCCGGGCGTTCGGTGGCGGTCCCCCACTGCGAACGATCGGTGGCGATGGCGCCAACGGAACATTCATGTTGCAAACACGCAATCGTTCATCCAACCGTGAACCCAACGCCAACGAACTCGACGCGATGATCCTGCGGGTGCACGCAGTCTTGGAAGCCATGTCTCCCGAATTGGAGAAAGATCATGAATTGGCCGAGTCCGCGTACGAAATCCTGACCTACGTCGTGATGCCAATCGATCGAGAGAAAGAAGTCTTTCCGTACCTGTCAGATTTAACGCGTCGCACTCCAAACACTTCCTTTGCTATTGATGATAAGGAGGATGCCTCCAACTATGCCGGTGTCGCTCAAACGCTCGTCGCCGCAGCCAAGGCGACCGGAAAGCTAGACGATTTGATGTCACGTTTGACCAAGCGAAGAGAGACGGTCTTATCGAAGCCACTGATCGATTTCGTCGCCTTCGAAATCGCCGCCGAACAAGACGATCAGGTGATGCTTTCAAAAGCTATCGATGATCTATTCGCTTCATGCGGCATCAATGACGCATCCGCCCTCGGGGTCACAGACCAAGTTGACGCGGCTGCCCCGTCTCCGGCAACGGACATGTCTGCCCGTGCGAGTTTGGACAATCAAGCGATCGCCAACGTCCTGTTGCTCGTTGCGTACCGGCTAGAGGATCGTGACGGTCAGACACCGCAAGTTCGGGCGATCTGGCAGCATCTGTTGCAACTAGCAGGCAAAGACGCAGCCATCGGTCAAGCGATGGCCCATTGGCGTCGCATCATCGACAAGACCATCCGCAACGCCGACCTCAACGACGATGAAGTCCGAGATTGGATCGAGTTGTATCTCGACAGCGTTCGTCAGTTCTATTCTCGCTACAGTCAACCTGGCTTGGCCGAACAACAGGCCGCCAACGCATCGAGCAATCTGACTGGCTCCGCATTAGCCAGTGGCCGGTTTCTGATCGCCGCAGAATTGTTGCGACCGCAGATCATCGAATCGCATCGGCGGGCCAACTCAGGCAACAGCAATTTCTCGACGTTGGCAATCGCCGATGCCGATGCGCAAACGCGATTCGAGTATCTTTCCTATCTCTTGTTCGGTGATCCAGATCGCGAAGTTGCCGGCGAGGGTTTGATACCGATGGTCGGTTACGCGGTGTACGCAGAGCCGCCAGCGGCTCTCGCCGATGCCGCGCCATCGTTAGCCGAAGCACGCAATCTGGTCATCGCTGCCGACGATTTCCCGCTTGAGTCGATCGGTTTGGCGTTGGCGGTCGCGGCCGCTCAATGCGGGCAAACCGACGCGTTGATCGATCGAATGAGTAAGTACGTCGTGACACCCGGTGACGAAGTCGACGCCATGATCGGACTCGCGTTGCTGAAAGACGGTCGCAACGACGCGACCCGCGAAGTCTTGAACCGGGTGACCAAACGACTGAAAGAAACCGTGCCGACGAAGAAAGTCGATTCTCCGATGCCGCACGAATCAGCAATTCTGGTCGTCGGCGCATTTGAAGTCGAATCGATGCGTGAGCTTGCCCGATCGGCCTATCAAGACTTGGTCATCCACGCACGAAACTGCCAATTGGGTAACAAATTCGGTTATTACAACAAAACACTCTCGCGGATCACCGATTCGTTCGCTTCTGCCTCGGCGACTGACACCCGAATGGATCATTTCATCGCTTATCAAACGCCTTTCGCCAGCCTGCCGGTCAGCAAACGAAACCTGCCGAAGTGGGCCGCCAGCGAAGGGCGGTTCCTGTACGGCGGCGGGCTGGACGTGAATTTGATGATGCTAAAATACCCGCTTGCCGGTGACTTTACCTTTCAAGTCATCCAGCGACCGCGTCCCTATGGCGGTTTCTCGGTGACCGCGAATGGGGTCTCGTTTGCGGCCCAAGAGTACAATCAGTCGGCGATCGCTATGGGTTTGATTGGCCGGGGCGAAGTGAAGGGCGAGTACACCACTGGCGAGAAAAACATGCCGTTGAAAATGGAATTGGTGCATCGGGGTGAGGAAGTCGTTTTCCGCGCAGGCGGTCAAGACCTCTTCACCGATGATCGCGCGGCCGCGTTCCCGTTCGTGGGTCTGTTCATGAAAAGTTATTCCATCAGCGAAGCGTCTGATATCGTCATCTCCGGAAGCCCAACCATCCCTCGGCAAGTCGATCTGTTGCATCCGAGGTTGCGGGGCTGGTCGTCCCACATCCTCAGTACTGCCTTGCCCCCGCTGCATTTGCCACTCACACCAGACCAGAACGCCAAATCGCTCGAGAAGGAACGGCTCGAGCTGGCCGAGCAAGCAGCTAAGAGTTTAAGATGGCGCGCTGTCGATGGTGAACTGCAAAGCCGCACACTCGAGGAGGGATACAACCAAGCCGTCGCGTCTCACGTGCATTACCAACGGCCGCTCCTCGATGGCGAAAGTTTGACGTATGAATTTTGGTACGATCCCGAGAAGATGGAAGTCCATCCTACGATCGGCCGTGTCGCGATGATGGTACGGCCCAGTGGCATCCAGCTCCGTTGGCTGTCGCAATCGAACTCGCTCGAGTCCCGTGCCCATCCAGGAGACTCTGCCGATCCGACCGCGCGAGAACGCGAATTTGATCCCGACGAGAAACTCATTGACGGCAACTTGACGCTCCACCCCGGCGATTGGAACACCGTTCGCTTGACAGCCAAAGGTGAACAAGTCGTCATCACGATCAACGATCAAGCAGCCGCACGGGTCGCGATGGCGTTGGACAAACGACCCGGGTTGCTGTGCGAGAAAGAGCGTCAGTGCCGAGTGCGCAAGATCACACTCTCGGGTGACTGGCCGGAAACCTTGCCCGACAACTTGCTGTCTCAATCCGAATAG